The stretch of DNA ACAGCCGGTCCTCGAACGGACGCCGCGCATCGTAGAGCACGCCATATCCCGGATTGATGGTGCCTTCGTTGCCGGCCTGCACCATCGCGCTTCGCCCGCGGCGCTGGAAATCGAACATGAATTCGTCGGAGCCGGCCCGGCTGACGAGCCTGGCGTCGCGGGTGTAGCATTGCGGGCTGCTGTCGAAGCGGACAAGCTTGGCGTCGCCGATCTCGACGAACTCGAAGTGGCCACTGACGATCGCAGAGCCGAGCGGCCTGGTCTCGACATTGGCGAATGACCGGCAGATCGCCTCGGTCCAATAGGCGGTCCGCTCGGTCGGACGGATCGGGTCGGTGGAGACGCTGATGGGCATCGTGCAGACGAGGTCCGGCTTGTGATGCCCCAGCGTCGCCCAGGACCGGTAGCTCTGGCAAGGGCCTGACAAGCGTCTGACATGGCAGGCTCATTCAAGACGCCGTGCCAGCGCTGTCATAGCCTGCGCCCATAGCTCGGGAATCTGGTTTGACATGATGCGCACAAAACCTGCCGCCGGCATCGATGCCGGCCATCCGCTCGATCCGCTCAGCGAAGCCGAGGTCGCACTGGCGTCCGAGATATTGAGAACCGCCAAAAATCTCGGGCCGGATACGCGATTCACCCATGTGCAGCTCGAGGAACCGGCCAAGTCAGACGTGCTTGGATGGGAACCGACTTCAAGGCTTCCACGGTGCGCGGCCGCGACCCTGTTCGACAGCAGGACCGGCGCCGTGCACGTCGCCACCGTCGATATCGGATCGAAGACGGTGACAGCGTGGCGCGAGCAGCCGACCAGGGATCATCCGTATGGCCAGCCGCCGATCACGATCGAGGAGGTCTTCAAGGTCGGCGACATCGTCAAGGCCGACGCAGGCTGGCTTCGTGCGATGAAGCGCCGCGGACTTGATGACAAGGACATTGAGCTGGTCCAGGTCGATCCGTTCTCGGCCGGGTACTTCGACCGGGAGGCCGAGAAAGGCCGGCGGCTCGTCAGCGCCGTTTCCTATTGGCGCAAGGACCTCAAGGACAATGGCTATGCCCATCCGATCGAAGGCGTGGTCGCGCTCGTCGACCTGATCGAGAACAGGATCGTCCACCTGGTCGATGAGCCCGACATCGTTCCGATCCCGAAAAAATCGCGCAACTACGACCGCGCCTCGATCCCCCAGAAGCGCAAGGACGTCAAGCCGCTCGACGTCGTGCAGAGGGACGGCCCGAGCTTTACGGTCGATGGATGGAAGGTCGATTGGCAGAACTGGTCATTCCGCGTCGGGTGGACGGCGCGCGAGGGCCTCGTGCTGCATCAGATTGCCTTCCGCGATGGCGGGCGCGAGCGGCCGATCATCTATCGGGCCAGCGTCACCGACATGATCGTTCCCTACGCCGATCCGACCGCCAACCATTTCTGGAAATGTGCGTTCGACGCCGGCGAGTACGGGCTCGGCAAGCTCGCCAACGCGCTCGAACTCGGCTGCGACTGCCTCGGTCATATCAATTATTTCGACGTGCCGGTTGCCGACGATTACGGCAAGCCGGGCGTCATGAAGAATGCGATCTGCCTGCACGAGGAGGATTACGGCATCCTCTGGAAGCATTATGAATTCCGCAACGAGACGTTCGAGGTGCGGCGCTCACGCCGTCTCGTCATCTCGTTCTTCACGACGGTTGGAAACTACGACTACGGCTTCTTCTGGTACTTCTACCAGGACGGCACCATCCAGCTCGAAGTCAAGCTCACCGGCATCATCCAGACCGCGGCGATCGCCGCGGGCAAGCCGTATCCGTGGGGTGGCATGGTTGCTGAGAATCTCGGCGGTCCCACCCACCAGCATTTCTTCAACGCCCGGCTCCATATGATGCTGGACGGCGAGGGCAATACGGTCACCGAGCACGAGTTCCGGCCGCGGCCATGGGGCACCGACAATCCATACGGCAACGTGTTCGATACCACGTCGCGGGTTCTCTCGCGCGAGCGCGACGCCGTCCGCGAGGCTGACGGGCGGACGGGACGCTACTGGAAGATCACCAATCCCAATCAAAAGAACAGTGTCGGCGGGCCGACGGCCTACAAGCTCCTGGCGCACAGCGCGCCGGTGATGCTGGCGCAGGAGGGCTGCTACATGACCTCGCGCGGCGGCTTTGCGACCAAGCACATCTGGGTGACGCGCTACGCCGCCGACGAACGCTACGCGAGCGGCGAATTCCCGAACCAGCACGCGGGCGGCGACGGCCTGCCGAAATACGTAGCGCAGAATCGCCCGATCGAAAACCAGGACATCGTGGTCTGGCACAGCTTTGGGGCGACGCATGTCTGCCGTCCCGAGGATTTTCCGGTGATGCCGGTCGAGTATGTCGGCTTCACGCTGAAGCCGAACGGCTTCTTTGCCGAGAATCCGGCGATGGACTTGCCGCCCGACCGAAACAGCGCGAGCCGGGACAATCGCGACAGGGATTCATGCTGCGGGTGATATCCGCTCTTTCTTTCACCGAGCAAGGGAGACTGACCATGAACCGCAGAAAACTCCTCAAAGCCGCAAGCCTCGCTGTTGCCTCTACCGCCATCGCCGCGCCCGCCGTCGCGCAATCCGCGCCGGTCTTGCGCTGGCGTCTTGCCACATCCTTCCCCAAGAGCCTCGATACGCTCTATGGCGCCTGCGAGATGTTTGCGAAAGCGATCGGTGAACTCTCGGACCAGAAATTCCAGATCGGCGTGTTCGGTCCGGGCGAGATCGTGCCGGCGTTTCAGGTCTTCGATGCGGTGGCGAACAATACCGTGGAGATGGGAAACAGCGCCTCCTACTACTACATCGGCAAGGACCTGGCGTTCGCCTTCGGTACCGCTGTTCCGTTCGGCCTCAATACGCGACAGATGAATGCCTGGCTCACCTATGGCGGCGGCCTCGATATGCTCAACGAGCTCTACGGCACGTTCGGCATTTTGGGCTTTCCGTTCGGCAACACGACCGCGCAGATGGGTGGATGGTTTCGCAAGGAGATCAAGACGCTCGACGACATGAAGGGTCTCAAATTCCGGGTCGGCGGCGTGGCGGGGCAGGTGCTGAGCCGGCTCGGCGTCGTGCCGCAGCAGATCCCGCCGGGCGACATCTATCCCGCGCTCGAAAAGGGCACGATCGACGCCGCCGAATGGATCGGCCCCTATGATGATGAGAAGCTCGGCTTCCTGAAAGTGGCGCCCTATTACTATTATCCCGGCTGGTGGGAAGGCTGCGCCAACGGCTTCCTCTATATCAACAGCGCGAAATGGGCCGAGCTTCCGAAGCTGTATCAGAACATGGTGACGATCGCGGCCGGCCAGGTCGCGGCCGACCTGACGGCCAAATATGATGCCCGCAATGCGTCCGCCATCAAGCGCCTGGTCGCGGCCGGTGCGCAACTGAGGCCGTTCTCGACCGACATCCTCGACGCGTCGTTCAAGGCGACGAACGAACTCTTTGCCGAGGTTTCGGCAAAGAACGCGAAGTTCAAGGCGCTATATGAATCGACGATCGCGTTCCGGAACGAACAGTACCAGTGGCATCAGGTCTGCGAGGCCACCTACGACAACTACATGATCAGGCGGATCCGCGCCTGACCGGTCGCTGCTGCTTGCCAAACCTGGGAGCTTGACTTGGACATTCGCACCGGGCGGCCGGTTACGCTTGCGCCAAACGGCATGGTGACGTCGCCGCATTCGCTCGCCTCCGCGGCCGGCGTGGATGTGCTTCGGGCCGGCGGCTCCGCCGTCGATGCGGCGATTGCGACCAGCGCGGTGCTGTCGGTTGTCTATCCGCACATGACCGGTCTCGGCGGCGATGCCTTCTGGCTCATTCACGATGGCGCCAGTGGCGAGGTTCGTTACCTCAATGGCGGCGGCAAGGCTGCGGCCGGTGCCACGCTGTCGTCCTTTGAGAAGAAGGGACTGAACGAAATCCCGCTTCGCGGCATAGTGCCGGCGACATTGACAGTGCCGGGCGCGGTGGCGAGCTGGATCGAAGCGCACGACAAATATGGGCGGCTGCATCTCCGTCGCGTGCTGGAAAGCGCCATCGGGTATGCGCGCGACGGATTTCCGGTCACCGGCCGCCTTGCCAGCTTCATCGAGATGGCGCGCGATGATCTGGTGCGGGATCAAGAGGCCGCAGGGCTTTTCTTTCCCGATGGGGCAGCGGCGCAGCCGGGCACGAAGCTTGCCAACGCAAACCTTGTCCGGACGCTCCAATCGATTGCGGATGACGGGTGGTCTGGATTTTATGAAGGGCCGGTCGCCGCCGAGATGGCGCGCTTCTCGGAAGCGGCGGGCGGCCTGTTTCGCCTTGCCGATTTGGGCAGGCAAAAGGCCGTCTGGGGTGAGCCCGTTGTTGGCCGTTACCGCGACGTTACGGTCTTCAACACGGCCCCGCCGACGCAGGGCTTTACCGTGCTGGAAATGCTCAACCTTGTCGAGCCTCACGAACTGCACCGAATGGATTTCCTCGGGCCCGACCATGTCCATCTCCTGGTACAGGCCAAGCAGGTCGCCTACCACGATCGCGATCAGCTGCTCGCCGATCCCTCGTTTGCCGACGTGCCGGTCGAGCGGCTGATATCGAAGCCATATGCAAGCGAGCGGGGCCGGCTGATCGATCTGCAGTCCGTGCTGAAGTGGGATACCGTGCCGTCATTCGGCAGTCTCGCAGGCGATACCGTCTATGTCGCGGCGGTGGACCGTGACGGCAATGCCGCGTCGCTGATCCAGAGCCTGTATGGCGCGTTCGGCTCCTGCGTGGTTGCGGGAAACACGGGGGTGATCTTGCAGAACCGCGGCGCCTATTTCTCGCTCGACCCGGATCACCCCAATCGCCTCGAACCCGGCAAGGTCCCATTGCACACCCTGATCGCCTCCATCGCCAAGCGGGACGGCAAGCTGTGGAGCGTGCTGGGTTGCATGGGCGCGGACGGCCAGCCGCAAATCCAGCTCCAGCTCTATTCCGCCATGGTCGATTTCGGTCTCGATATCCAGGAGGCGATCGAAATGCCACGGTTCCTGTCCGGCCGCTTCGCCCTCGGCGAGGCCCGCGACACGCTGCACATCGAGAGCCGCTTTCCCGAAGGCACGATCGACGCGCTCGCGCTACGCGGCCATGCGATCAACCGCTGGGACGCCTGGAACGAAATGGCTGGTCACGCGCATGGGATTACGATCGATCGGCGGAACGGCATGTTAAGCGGCGGTTCCGACCCGCGCAGCGATGGGGCGGCGATCGGGTTTTAGCAGCTCGCCGTTCCCGCATTGGCGCGCCCTCTCATTTTGCGCTACCACTCCTCCCGACAGGAGCACGCCGATGCCGCTATGGACCTGCGAACAATGCGGCGCCCAGTTTCCCGAAAGCGCCGAGCCGCCGCAGGCCTGCCCGGTCTGCGAAGACGAGCGGCAATATGTGAACTGGAAGGGGCAAACCTGGCTCACGCGCGAGGAGCTGACGAAACGTTACAAGCTCGTCTGGCGTGACGACCTCGACATTCCCGGCATCAGCATGCAGCCGGGTTTCGCGATCGGGCAGCGCGCGCTGCTGGTGCCCGAGGCCGATGGCTGCGTGATGTGGGATTGCGTGCCGCTGGCCACCCGCGAAGCCATCGACTACGTCCGCTCGCTCGGTGGCCTGAAGGCGATCGCGGTCTCGCATCCGCATTACTATGGCGCGGTCGCCGACTGGAGCGAAGCGTTCGGCGGCGTACCCGTCTATCTGCATGGCGACGATCGCGCCTTCGTCACGCGGCCGCATCGGGCCATCGTGCCATGGACCGGCGACAGTCACCGGATATCGGACGATATCCTTCTGATCCGGACCGGCGGACATTTTGCCGGCGGCACGATCCTGCACTGGCGCGCGGGCGCGCAAGGGCGGGGCGCGCTGCTCACCGGCGATGTCGCGATGGTGGCGATGGACCGCCGCTCGCTCAGCTTCATGTACAGTTTTCCGAACTACATTCCGCTCAATGCGCCGGCGGTGCGCCGGATCTGGGCTGCGGTCGAACCGCTGGCGTTCGATCGCATCTATGGCGCGTGGTGGGGCCGCAACATCGCCGACAATGCCAAGGCGACGTTCGACATGTCCGTCCGGCGGTATATCGCGGCGATCTCCGACTGAACGGCTGGTCAATCCAAGCCGTTGGCTTCTCCCTCCGGTGCATTGTTGGCAGGCTGAATGCCAACAGGAAACGGGGGAAGCACGATGCCATTGCCGCCTTTGGCCTGCTGCTGGCTCCCGCTGCGTGACCATTGCCCGCTAGCGATTGCCGGCGCCTACCGCGGCTACGCCTCGCGGCATCGGCGCCGCCTTTCGCGCCGGTTGCGGCGGGATAGTTCCGCTTTTGGGCTCATTCAGCCAGCCGGTGAGGCGCGACATCAACCCTGACTGTTGTTCGGCGGTCCGCGGCTCCTGCACGAAGGGGTCGGTGTAGCACCTTGCGCCCGCGGCCTTTGCGATCCGCGCCACCGCATCGGTCATCGCCGGCGCGCCCGCGGTATAGACCACATCGTCCGGCGACAGCTTTGGCAGATGGTCGGTCGGCCGGCCGCTCTGAATCGCGTGCGAGATTTGCTGCGGCTCCGACACCATCGGGATCAGCCTGACATTGGGAAACAGCGCCAGCCGGCATAGCGCGGCATGCATGTAGAGCGAGCGGATGCTGCGGGCCTGCACGATGAAGACCATTTCGCGCTGCGGCTGCTCCATGATCGCGGCGACCGCGACCGACCACATCGGGGCGAAACCGGTGCCGCTGGCGACGAGAACGATACGGCCGGCATGGCCTTGCCTGAAAAAGGCGCGGCCATACGGTCCCATCAGCTTGACGCGGTGCCCGGGGCGGATTTCGCGGCCGAACGCCGAGGAAACCAGTCCGTCCGTGACCATCCGGATGTGAAAGTGCAGCAGGCGATCGTGCGGAGCGCCTTCCAGCGGAAAGGTCGGACTGTAGGACCTTGCCGGAAATCCCTGAAACTGCAGCTTGCAATACTGGCCGGGAAGGTAGTTGAGCGGCTTCGGCAACTCGATGTCGACGCCCACCACGTCGGGCGCGAGCTGAACGGTCTGCGCCACTTCCGCCGACAGCGCCACCGGCTCAGGCGCGGCCTCGATCGCGATCTCGAGGTCGGAGACGATCCGGGCCTGGCAGGCATGGATCATGTCGTCGCCCCGGCTATGGCCGCCGAACACCGTGCCGTCGACCAGGCGCACGCGGCAGGCGCCGCAGATTCCGGAGCGGCAGTCGTGCGGAAGATCGACACCGTTCATCAACGCCCAATCGAGCAGAAGCTCGCCGCGATTCGCCAGAAACGGCTCGTCGTTGATCGTGACTTTGCAAATCTTTGACATTTATTCCACCTCGATACGAATCGGCCGAACGTGCCGTGTATGTCTGATCTGGCTGTGGTCGAAAGCGGCGACCCGCATGAAGACGCCGCTTCTGATCGGCACGTCAAACTGGCTTGTGGTGTCGAGCCGGCGTTTCACCTCGAGCGCCCAAAGGCCGGAGGCCCAGCGGGCCGCACTTCGAACGTCGGCGCGATCGCCTGAAAATTCGCCGCCCACGATGACGCCCGGGATCACGGTCCCGGTCGGGATGCGGCCATCGACATCGGTCGAATAGGGCACTGAATCCTTCTCGGTCATGAACCAACGCGCGCCGTCGCTCTCGCCGTGGTTGGGATCGAGGTCGATATCGCCCAGCGCGTCCGTCGTGGCGGCGACGGCTTTGGGCAGGCGCAGCGGGGCGACCAGGCGGCTGCGGCGCGGACCGCCTGACGTGTCGGCCTCGACCGTGAAATTGTCCCGGTAGTTCGCCGTTCCCGGGTCGGGCGCGAAGCCGCCCTTGTACGGAACGACGTTGGCCGCCTGCATCGGGGTCGGATCGAGCGGCGGCCCGAAATGGGCGTCGTCCATCCATCCGGTCGCGCCGCTGGTCGCCTTCCACTGCCAGACGTCGGCGTAGCCTGTTGCCGTGTAGTGCAGTCCGCGGCCGCTCATGGTGGCCGGCGCGCCGGCGACCGGCTGCGGCCCTGGATGAAAGGTCCGGCCGCCGGCCAGCGTGACGTCCGACGTGGTCAGCAGCACCGAAAACTTGTCTTCGTTGTATTGATGCTCGTCGCCGAGCTGAAAGCCGGAATGAAGCAGGTGCCATCCGTCGGATTCCTTGACGAGCGGCAGGTGCTTCAGCGAGCGCGTCGAGTCTTCCCAGGTGAAGAGGAAATACGCATAGGTGCCGTCGTGCACCGCGCGGATCTCGATTCTGGCTTCTCCCTTGCCGTCGAAATTTCCGCCTTCTCCGGTCAAAAGCGAGAACGGCTTGACGCCGCGCCATGCCCGATCGGAAGTGTCGCCGTCGAGGATCGGTGCGTCGGCGGGATTGATGCGGCGAATCTGAACGCTGTCGACCGCCAGCCGATCGGTTGCCACGATCATCGAAGCGCCGGTGATCGCCGCGGCGGCTGCCACGACGAACGCATTGGCCTGCAGGGTCGGGTTTCGCGATCGCGCAGGTCCGGTCTTGGGTCGCGGTGCCGGATCCGGCTCGTGCGTTCGGTCGTGGCGCGCCTCGTTGCGCGGCTGCAGCGGATGGGATGAGACCTCCGGCGGTGCCTCGACATTTTCGGTCTCCGGCAAGCGCACCGACTGCTCGGCAAGCATGCCCAGCAGTTCGATGGCATCGAGCCGCGGCGGCGGCGCAGGCAGCGGGGCGGGACGAAAGATGCGCAGCAATTGCGAAGCGCCGCCGCTCTTGAACTGGGTCAGGACATGCAGGACGACAAAGGCGAGGATCACCCAGGTCCCCACCCAGTGCAGCATCGCCACGTCGTAACCGGAATAGAAACCGAAATAGAGCAGCCCGCCGCTGATCAACAGCCCCGACATCGTGACAAAGAAAATCCAGTACATCAGGGCGATCACGGCGCTCAACCTTGCCTGCCCGCGGCCGAACAGTCCGCGCAGCCGAACCTTGTCGAGCTGGACGCGGCGACCGAGGCCGGAGCGGAGCATATAGACGACGTAGCCGATCGCCACCGCGACCAGGACGATCGCGGCTTGCATATGGGCGAGCCAAACGCTGTCACGCGGCAGCACGGCATCGAACCAGTTGATCCAGGTCCGGTCGGGCGTTTCGGTCGCGATGCGCAAACCCGTGACGAGCGCAACAGCGAATGCCGCGACGAACGTCCAATGTAGAATGATGGTCCCATAGTCCGTCTTACGCTGCCTCACGCATACGCCCCGCTACTTCACTTACCGAACAGCAACCGCGCCGATTCCACCAACCGCCGATGTCGCTGCCGTACTAATGATGGTCCCCAGAGCCGTCGTTGGGGCCATCGTCTAAAGATCGTCCTTTGCGGCGCAGGCCGGCGATAACCTCTTCTCTGCACCCGCTGCGTGAGCCGGATCGGCGAACGCGTTTCTTGCTTGATGTATCGGCCTCCAGCATCCCCGGAGCATCGGGGACGCTGGAGGTCGCGCCGCGCGCCGCTATCCCCACATGTGATGCAAATGTTGCAATTCGGGCGCCGGCGAATGGTCGTGGTCCGCGACCCCGGCGGGGATGTCGGTGGTCGCAATCGTCATCGGCTCGACGCTGGCGGTCGGGGCCACGGCGTGTGGCGCGGCCGGGTCAGCCGCCGCGACGG from Bradyrhizobium sp. AZCC 1693 encodes:
- a CDS encoding primary-amine oxidase, coding for MMRTKPAAGIDAGHPLDPLSEAEVALASEILRTAKNLGPDTRFTHVQLEEPAKSDVLGWEPTSRLPRCAAATLFDSRTGAVHVATVDIGSKTVTAWREQPTRDHPYGQPPITIEEVFKVGDIVKADAGWLRAMKRRGLDDKDIELVQVDPFSAGYFDREAEKGRRLVSAVSYWRKDLKDNGYAHPIEGVVALVDLIENRIVHLVDEPDIVPIPKKSRNYDRASIPQKRKDVKPLDVVQRDGPSFTVDGWKVDWQNWSFRVGWTAREGLVLHQIAFRDGGRERPIIYRASVTDMIVPYADPTANHFWKCAFDAGEYGLGKLANALELGCDCLGHINYFDVPVADDYGKPGVMKNAICLHEEDYGILWKHYEFRNETFEVRRSRRLVISFFTTVGNYDYGFFWYFYQDGTIQLEVKLTGIIQTAAIAAGKPYPWGGMVAENLGGPTHQHFFNARLHMMLDGEGNTVTEHEFRPRPWGTDNPYGNVFDTTSRVLSRERDAVREADGRTGRYWKITNPNQKNSVGGPTAYKLLAHSAPVMLAQEGCYMTSRGGFATKHIWVTRYAADERYASGEFPNQHAGGDGLPKYVAQNRPIENQDIVVWHSFGATHVCRPEDFPVMPVEYVGFTLKPNGFFAENPAMDLPPDRNSASRDNRDRDSCCG
- a CDS encoding MBL fold metallo-hydrolase gives rise to the protein MPLWTCEQCGAQFPESAEPPQACPVCEDERQYVNWKGQTWLTREELTKRYKLVWRDDLDIPGISMQPGFAIGQRALLVPEADGCVMWDCVPLATREAIDYVRSLGGLKAIAVSHPHYYGAVADWSEAFGGVPVYLHGDDRAFVTRPHRAIVPWTGDSHRISDDILLIRTGGHFAGGTILHWRAGAQGRGALLTGDVAMVAMDRRSLSFMYSFPNYIPLNAPAVRRIWAAVEPLAFDRIYGAWWGRNIADNAKATFDMSVRRYIAAISD
- the ggt gene encoding gamma-glutamyltransferase; this encodes MDIRTGRPVTLAPNGMVTSPHSLASAAGVDVLRAGGSAVDAAIATSAVLSVVYPHMTGLGGDAFWLIHDGASGEVRYLNGGGKAAAGATLSSFEKKGLNEIPLRGIVPATLTVPGAVASWIEAHDKYGRLHLRRVLESAIGYARDGFPVTGRLASFIEMARDDLVRDQEAAGLFFPDGAAAQPGTKLANANLVRTLQSIADDGWSGFYEGPVAAEMARFSEAAGGLFRLADLGRQKAVWGEPVVGRYRDVTVFNTAPPTQGFTVLEMLNLVEPHELHRMDFLGPDHVHLLVQAKQVAYHDRDQLLADPSFADVPVERLISKPYASERGRLIDLQSVLKWDTVPSFGSLAGDTVYVAAVDRDGNAASLIQSLYGAFGSCVVAGNTGVILQNRGAYFSLDPDHPNRLEPGKVPLHTLIASIAKRDGKLWSVLGCMGADGQPQIQLQLYSAMVDFGLDIQEAIEMPRFLSGRFALGEARDTLHIESRFPEGTIDALALRGHAINRWDAWNEMAGHAHGITIDRRNGMLSGGSDPRSDGAAIGF
- a CDS encoding ethylbenzene dehydrogenase-related protein, which codes for MRQRKTDYGTIILHWTFVAAFAVALVTGLRIATETPDRTWINWFDAVLPRDSVWLAHMQAAIVLVAVAIGYVVYMLRSGLGRRVQLDKVRLRGLFGRGQARLSAVIALMYWIFFVTMSGLLISGGLLYFGFYSGYDVAMLHWVGTWVILAFVVLHVLTQFKSGGASQLLRIFRPAPLPAPPPRLDAIELLGMLAEQSVRLPETENVEAPPEVSSHPLQPRNEARHDRTHEPDPAPRPKTGPARSRNPTLQANAFVVAAAAAITGASMIVATDRLAVDSVQIRRINPADAPILDGDTSDRAWRGVKPFSLLTGEGGNFDGKGEARIEIRAVHDGTYAYFLFTWEDSTRSLKHLPLVKESDGWHLLHSGFQLGDEHQYNEDKFSVLLTTSDVTLAGGRTFHPGPQPVAGAPATMSGRGLHYTATGYADVWQWKATSGATGWMDDAHFGPPLDPTPMQAANVVPYKGGFAPDPGTANYRDNFTVEADTSGGPRRSRLVAPLRLPKAVAATTDALGDIDLDPNHGESDGARWFMTEKDSVPYSTDVDGRIPTGTVIPGVIVGGEFSGDRADVRSAARWASGLWALEVKRRLDTTSQFDVPIRSGVFMRVAAFDHSQIRHTRHVRPIRIEVE
- a CDS encoding TRAP transporter substrate-binding protein, with protein sequence MNRRKLLKAASLAVASTAIAAPAVAQSAPVLRWRLATSFPKSLDTLYGACEMFAKAIGELSDQKFQIGVFGPGEIVPAFQVFDAVANNTVEMGNSASYYYIGKDLAFAFGTAVPFGLNTRQMNAWLTYGGGLDMLNELYGTFGILGFPFGNTTAQMGGWFRKEIKTLDDMKGLKFRVGGVAGQVLSRLGVVPQQIPPGDIYPALEKGTIDAAEWIGPYDDEKLGFLKVAPYYYYPGWWEGCANGFLYINSAKWAELPKLYQNMVTIAAGQVAADLTAKYDARNASAIKRLVAAGAQLRPFSTDILDASFKATNELFAEVSAKNAKFKALYESTIAFRNEQYQWHQVCEATYDNYMIRRIRA
- a CDS encoding 2Fe-2S iron-sulfur cluster-binding protein translates to MSKICKVTINDEPFLANRGELLLDWALMNGVDLPHDCRSGICGACRVRLVDGTVFGGHSRGDDMIHACQARIVSDLEIAIEAAPEPVALSAEVAQTVQLAPDVVGVDIELPKPLNYLPGQYCKLQFQGFPARSYSPTFPLEGAPHDRLLHFHIRMVTDGLVSSAFGREIRPGHRVKLMGPYGRAFFRQGHAGRIVLVASGTGFAPMWSVAVAAIMEQPQREMVFIVQARSIRSLYMHAALCRLALFPNVRLIPMVSEPQQISHAIQSGRPTDHLPKLSPDDVVYTAGAPAMTDAVARIAKAAGARCYTDPFVQEPRTAEQQSGLMSRLTGWLNEPKSGTIPPQPARKAAPMPRGVAAVGAGNR